A single window of Vibrio sp. SCSIO 43137 DNA harbors:
- a CDS encoding zinc ribbon domain-containing protein: protein MSTQNLCPQCTTELEWDRDGYLCSDCNTKYKKIAFCPECDQLLEKLQACGAASYFCNHCNELKSKSRVRIEFYAAD from the coding sequence ATGTCTACACAAAATTTATGTCCTCAGTGTACTACTGAGCTGGAATGGGACCGGGATGGTTACCTTTGTTCTGACTGCAATACAAAATATAAAAAGATCGCTTTCTGTCCTGAGTGCGACCAGTTACTTGAAAAACTTCAGGCCTGCGGCGCAGCCAGTTACTTCTGTAATCACTGCAACGAATTAAAGTCTAAATCACGGGTACGAATAGAGTTTTATGCTGCGGATTAA
- the xseA gene encoding exodeoxyribonuclease VII large subunit — MQRNENIFTVSRLNAEVRLLLENEMGIVWLVGELSNFSAPVSGHWYFSLKDNRAQVKCAMFRGNNRRVTFKPANGNQVLVKARLSLYEPRGDYQLIVESMQPEGDGKLQQQFDALKMQLAAEGLFAQSAKKSLPENPTTVGVVTSKTGAALYDILDVLKRRDPSLPVIVYPTMVQGDSAAIEIAQAIGRANTRNECDVLIVGRGGGSLEDLWCFNNEIVARTIAASSIPVISAVGHEIDVTIADFVSDVRAPTPSAAAELVSRDQSSKVQALLNSKSRLQSSVKAYLSEHQLHMRQLTHQLDRQHPSYRLQRQSQQLDDLESRLIKHMQSMQSERQLNLQQLNHKLQLHSPDQLIQGQQHYIARLQQKMLDAMDKKLLTERHKLALAAETLDAVSPLATLKRGYSITRTDQGKIVKHADQVTTGDRLITQLDSGTLHSTVD; from the coding sequence ATGCAACGAAACGAAAATATTTTTACCGTATCCAGACTCAATGCCGAAGTGCGTCTTTTGCTTGAGAATGAAATGGGTATTGTCTGGCTGGTCGGAGAGCTTTCCAACTTCTCTGCGCCGGTATCCGGCCACTGGTACTTCTCACTTAAAGACAACCGGGCACAAGTAAAGTGTGCCATGTTTCGAGGGAACAACCGCCGGGTCACCTTTAAACCTGCTAACGGTAATCAGGTTTTAGTTAAAGCTCGTCTCTCTTTATATGAACCACGGGGCGACTATCAGCTTATTGTTGAAAGTATGCAGCCTGAGGGAGACGGAAAACTTCAGCAGCAGTTTGATGCACTCAAGATGCAACTGGCAGCAGAAGGCTTATTCGCCCAGTCAGCGAAAAAAAGTCTGCCGGAAAACCCAACTACTGTCGGTGTGGTAACCTCTAAAACTGGTGCGGCACTTTACGATATTCTTGACGTATTAAAACGACGAGACCCAAGCCTGCCGGTGATTGTCTACCCGACTATGGTACAAGGTGATTCAGCTGCCATTGAAATTGCTCAGGCTATCGGCAGAGCCAACACCAGAAATGAGTGTGACGTTTTGATCGTAGGACGTGGCGGCGGTTCTCTGGAAGATCTCTGGTGTTTTAACAATGAAATTGTTGCCAGAACCATTGCCGCAAGCTCCATCCCTGTTATCAGTGCCGTCGGCCACGAAATCGATGTGACTATTGCTGACTTTGTTTCTGATGTGAGAGCGCCGACCCCATCTGCTGCCGCAGAGTTAGTTAGCCGTGATCAAAGCAGTAAAGTGCAGGCTCTCCTGAACAGCAAGTCGCGGCTTCAGAGTTCAGTAAAAGCCTATCTGTCCGAACATCAGCTGCATATGCGCCAGCTTACTCACCAGCTCGACAGGCAACACCCAAGCTATCGTCTGCAAAGACAGAGCCAACAGCTAGATGATCTGGAATCCAGACTAATCAAGCATATGCAAAGTATGCAGAGCGAACGGCAATTAAACCTGCAACAACTCAACCACAAGCTTCAGTTACATTCTCCGGATCAGCTTATTCAGGGTCAGCAACATTATATTGCCCGCCTGCAGCAGAAGATGCTGGACGCAATGGATAAGAAACTACTGACAGAGAGACACAAACTGGCACTAGCAGCTGAAACTCTCGATGCCGTCAGCCCGCTGGCAACCTTAAAACGCGGTTACTCGATTACCCGCACTGACCAAGGCAAAATAGTGAAACATGCAGATCAAGTCACTACAGGTGACCGTCTGATCACCCAGTTAGATTCCGGTACCCTTCATTCAACGGTAGATTAA
- the guaB gene encoding IMP dehydrogenase, translating to MLRIAKEALTFDDVLLVPAHSTVLPNTADLRTKLTKNIELNIPMLSASMDTVTEARLAIALAQEGGIGFIHKNMSIEQQAEQVRRVKIFEAGVVSHPVTVKPTATIADVLALTEKNGFAGYPVVAENNELVGIITGRDVRFVTDLSKTVDKVMTPKARLATVKEGASPEVVQEEMHRARVEKVLVVNDAFQLKGMITAKDFHKAERKPNACKDAQGRLRVGAAVGAGAGNEERVAALVEAGVDVLLIDSSHGHSEGVLTRIRETRAAYPDLDIIGGNVATGAGAKALIEAGVSAVKVGIGPGSICTTRIVTGVGVPQITAISDAVEVADQHGIPVIADGGIRFSGDICKAIVAGASCVMVGSMFAGTEEAPGEVILYQGRSYKSYRGMGSLGAMSQGSSDRYFQSDNAADKLVPEGIEGRIAYKGRLKEIVHQQMGGLRSSMGLTGSATVEEMRTKAEFVRISGAGMKESHVHDVQITKEAPNYRLG from the coding sequence ATGCTACGAATCGCAAAAGAAGCCCTTACTTTTGACGACGTTTTACTCGTCCCTGCACATTCGACAGTACTTCCTAATACCGCAGATCTGCGTACCAAGTTAACCAAAAACATTGAGCTGAACATTCCTATGTTGTCAGCGTCTATGGATACCGTAACGGAAGCCCGTCTTGCAATTGCTCTGGCACAGGAAGGCGGCATAGGTTTTATTCATAAAAACATGTCTATTGAGCAGCAGGCTGAGCAGGTTCGCCGGGTTAAGATCTTTGAAGCCGGTGTGGTTTCTCACCCTGTTACCGTTAAGCCAACAGCGACCATTGCTGATGTACTTGCCCTGACAGAAAAGAACGGCTTTGCCGGATACCCTGTTGTTGCTGAGAACAATGAACTGGTTGGTATTATCACCGGCCGTGATGTTCGTTTTGTAACTGACCTGTCTAAAACCGTGGATAAGGTAATGACACCGAAAGCGAGACTGGCAACAGTAAAAGAAGGTGCCAGCCCGGAAGTGGTTCAGGAAGAGATGCACAGAGCCAGAGTGGAAAAAGTACTGGTAGTGAATGATGCATTTCAGTTAAAAGGTATGATTACCGCCAAAGATTTCCATAAAGCTGAACGTAAGCCTAATGCCTGTAAAGATGCTCAGGGCCGCCTTCGTGTCGGGGCAGCGGTTGGTGCCGGTGCCGGTAATGAAGAGCGGGTTGCTGCATTGGTTGAAGCTGGTGTTGATGTTCTGCTGATTGACTCTTCTCATGGTCACTCTGAAGGGGTTCTTACCCGTATCCGTGAAACGAGAGCTGCTTATCCTGATTTAGATATTATTGGTGGTAATGTAGCAACTGGTGCTGGTGCGAAAGCGCTTATCGAAGCTGGTGTTAGTGCGGTAAAAGTGGGTATTGGCCCGGGCTCGATTTGTACAACCCGCATCGTAACGGGTGTTGGTGTTCCTCAGATTACCGCTATTTCTGATGCAGTAGAGGTTGCAGACCAACACGGTATTCCGGTTATTGCCGATGGCGGTATCCGCTTCTCCGGCGATATCTGTAAAGCTATTGTCGCTGGTGCGTCATGTGTAATGGTTGGTTCAATGTTTGCCGGTACAGAAGAAGCGCCGGGTGAAGTGATCTTGTATCAGGGTCGTTCTTACAAATCTTACCGTGGTATGGGCTCTCTGGGTGCTATGTCTCAGGGTTCTTCAGACCGTTACTTCCAGAGCGACAATGCAGCAGACAAACTGGTACCGGAAGGTATTGAAGGTCGTATTGCTTATAAAGGCCGCCTGAAAGAGATTGTTCATCAGCAGATGGGTGGATTGAGATCAAGTATGGGACTGACAGGTAGCGCTACCGTTGAAGAGATGCGTACTAAGGCAGAGTTTGTACGAATCTCCGGTGCCGGTATGAAAGAGTCTCACGTACATGATGTGCAGATTACCAAAGAAGCGCCAAACTACCGCTTGGGCTAA
- the guaA gene encoding glutamine-hydrolyzing GMP synthase: MTKDIHDQRILILDFGSQYTQLIARRIREIGVYCELWSWDVDEADIRDFNPNGIILSGGPESVTEENSPRAPQYVFDAGVPVFGVCYGMQTMSEQLGGKVAGSNEREFGYAQVEVVGECELFRNIEDAIAEDGNPLLDVWMSHGDKVVEIPGDFVKIAKTDTCPYAAMANEEKKFYGVQFHPEVTHTRQGMRMLENFVLNICGCEKLWTSQSIIDDAVARIKEQVGDDEVILGLSGGVDSSVVAMLVHKAIGDKLTCVFVDNGLLRLNEAQQVMEMFGDHFGLNIVHVEAEQRFLDALKGQSDPEVKRKTIGHVFIDVFDEESKKLENAKWLAQGTIYPDVIESAASKTGKAHVIKSHHNVGGLPDDMAMGLVEPLRELFKDEVRKIGLELGLPYNMLYRHPFPGPGLGVRVLGEIKKEYCDLLRRADAIFIEELHNADLYHKVSQAFTVFLPVRSVGVMGDGRKYDWVVSLRAVETIDFMTAHWAHLPYDFLGKVSNRIINEVDGISRVVYDISGKPPATIEWE; encoded by the coding sequence ATGACAAAAGATATTCATGACCAACGAATTTTGATTTTAGACTTCGGTTCTCAGTACACCCAGTTAATCGCACGTCGTATACGTGAAATCGGTGTTTACTGTGAGCTTTGGAGCTGGGATGTTGATGAAGCCGATATCCGTGATTTCAACCCTAACGGAATTATTCTGTCCGGTGGCCCGGAAAGTGTAACGGAAGAAAACTCGCCACGAGCACCTCAATATGTATTTGATGCCGGTGTACCAGTATTCGGTGTCTGTTACGGCATGCAGACCATGTCTGAGCAGTTGGGCGGAAAGGTTGCCGGTTCCAATGAGCGTGAGTTTGGTTATGCTCAGGTCGAAGTGGTCGGCGAATGTGAACTGTTCCGTAATATAGAAGATGCTATTGCTGAAGACGGAAATCCGTTGTTGGATGTCTGGATGAGCCACGGTGATAAAGTTGTCGAGATCCCAGGCGACTTTGTCAAAATTGCCAAAACAGATACCTGCCCATATGCGGCAATGGCCAATGAAGAGAAAAAGTTCTACGGTGTTCAGTTCCACCCGGAAGTAACTCATACCCGTCAGGGCATGCGAATGCTGGAGAACTTTGTACTGAATATCTGTGGATGCGAGAAGCTATGGACTTCTCAGTCCATCATCGATGATGCTGTTGCCCGCATTAAAGAACAGGTAGGCGATGATGAAGTGATCCTTGGCCTCTCCGGTGGTGTGGACTCTTCTGTTGTTGCTATGCTGGTACACAAAGCAATAGGCGATAAGCTGACTTGTGTATTTGTGGATAATGGCCTTCTGCGTCTGAATGAAGCCCAGCAAGTTATGGAGATGTTCGGCGATCATTTCGGCCTGAATATCGTTCATGTTGAAGCGGAGCAGCGTTTTCTTGATGCCCTGAAAGGGCAGAGCGATCCAGAGGTTAAGCGTAAGACCATCGGTCATGTGTTTATCGACGTGTTCGATGAAGAGTCGAAGAAACTGGAGAACGCAAAATGGCTGGCTCAGGGCACCATTTATCCGGATGTGATTGAATCAGCGGCATCGAAAACCGGTAAAGCTCATGTGATTAAATCGCACCACAATGTAGGTGGCCTGCCTGATGATATGGCAATGGGGCTGGTGGAACCGCTACGCGAACTGTTTAAAGATGAAGTACGTAAGATTGGTCTGGAACTTGGTCTTCCATACAATATGCTTTACCGTCATCCATTCCCGGGGCCGGGTCTGGGTGTAAGGGTTCTTGGTGAAATCAAGAAAGAGTATTGTGATTTACTTCGTCGTGCAGACGCTATCTTTATCGAAGAGCTGCATAACGCTGATCTGTACCATAAGGTTTCTCAGGCCTTTACTGTATTTCTGCCGGTACGGTCGGTAGGTGTTATGGGCGACGGCCGCAAGTATGACTGGGTTGTTTCACTACGTGCTGTAGAGACCATCGACTTTATGACCGCTCACTGGGCACATTTACCTTATGACTTCCTTGGTAAAGTCTCTAACCGCATTATCAATGAAGTAGATGGTATTTCCCGGGTTGTTTACGATATTTCCGGTAAACCGCCAGCCACCATTGAGTGGGAATAA
- a CDS encoding IS4 family transposase — MIKSNSDWAEEQFGHAKLGDPRRTARLVKMASDLAQHPGKSVVKSSHSPASMEGAYRFIRNDNVSSDDIAEAGFKATADQVHRYPLLLALEDTTTLSYKHRSIRADLGHVNQGNRYRGLFAHSILLFAPETLDVIGLVEQQRWTRDIKTRGIRRKGLKRPYEEKEGYKWERASRNMAARLGTSMVNVISVCDREADIYDYLIYKMANQQRFVVRSMMSRHIEEGSDKLYHFASELQSVKQRQIQIAQRGGRKAREVTLDVKYAAVTLKTPSNKKGAPISLNYVGCSEIGDGEKRLNWHILTNEPVNSAEDALKIIGYYEKRWLIEEYHKVWKTEGTGVEELRLQSKDNLDRLATIYAFLAVRIFQLKFANEQIEDVSCEKILSSRAWKLLWLKRVKTPLPKEVPTAKWAYEHLARLGGWKDSKRNGRASVKTLWEGWLKLQAILEGYELALSLEQDL; from the coding sequence ATGATTAAAAGCAATAGTGATTGGGCTGAAGAGCAATTTGGTCATGCTAAACTTGGAGACCCAAGAAGAACGGCTAGACTTGTAAAAATGGCATCAGACTTAGCTCAGCATCCAGGTAAATCGGTAGTGAAATCATCTCATTCTCCAGCAAGTATGGAGGGCGCTTACCGATTTATTCGGAACGACAATGTCTCATCAGACGATATTGCCGAAGCAGGCTTTAAAGCAACTGCAGATCAAGTTCATCGTTACCCTCTCCTTCTCGCGTTAGAAGATACAACTACCTTAAGCTACAAACATCGCTCTATTAGAGCGGACTTAGGACATGTAAACCAAGGTAATCGTTATAGGGGGTTGTTTGCCCATAGTATTTTGCTGTTTGCTCCTGAAACTCTCGACGTTATTGGGTTAGTTGAACAACAACGATGGACGAGAGATATCAAGACTCGAGGTATCCGTCGTAAGGGGTTGAAACGACCTTATGAAGAAAAAGAAGGTTATAAATGGGAAAGAGCATCACGCAATATGGCAGCCCGTTTAGGTACCTCGATGGTTAACGTAATATCAGTTTGCGATCGCGAGGCCGATATCTACGATTACCTCATTTATAAAATGGCGAATCAGCAACGTTTTGTTGTGCGGTCGATGATGAGCCGTCATATAGAAGAAGGCTCAGACAAGCTTTATCACTTTGCATCAGAACTTCAAAGTGTGAAGCAACGTCAAATCCAAATAGCTCAAAGGGGTGGCCGGAAAGCTCGTGAAGTCACTCTGGATGTAAAATATGCAGCAGTGACTTTAAAAACACCCTCAAACAAAAAAGGAGCTCCTATTTCTCTCAACTATGTTGGCTGCTCCGAAATCGGTGATGGAGAAAAGAGGCTCAATTGGCATATTTTAACTAATGAGCCAGTTAATAGTGCAGAAGATGCATTAAAAATTATTGGTTACTACGAAAAACGCTGGTTGATTGAGGAGTATCACAAGGTCTGGAAAACTGAAGGGACAGGAGTTGAAGAGCTTCGGTTACAAAGTAAAGATAACTTAGATAGGTTAGCAACAATTTATGCGTTTTTAGCAGTAAGAATTTTCCAATTGAAATTTGCCAATGAGCAAATCGAAGACGTTAGTTGTGAGAAAATCTTGTCCTCAAGAGCATGGAAGTTGCTTTGGCTGAAAAGAGTAAAGACACCACTTCCAAAGGAGGTTCCAACAGCAAAATGGGCTTATGAACACCTCGCAAGACTTGGCGGTTGGAAAGACAGCAAAAGAAATGGAAGAGCGTCAGTTAAGACGCTCTGGGAAGGATGGCTCAAACTACAAGCCATCCTTGAAGGCTACGAACTCGCTCTGTCTCTTGAGCAGGACTTGTGA
- a CDS encoding acetate uptake transporter, producing the protein MSKVATMSTKLANPAPLGLMGFGMTTILLNIHNAGYFPVDSMILAMGIFYGGLSQVIVGIMCFKRGDTFGTTAFTSYGLFWLTLVGLIVMPKMGLAASPAPFMGWYLALWGVFTGFMFIGSLCYPTAKQVVFASLTILFALLAIRDFTGDEYIGHIAGFEGIFCGASAIYFAMAQVLNNEFGREVLPVGKPLIGRVKTIAAEPVTA; encoded by the coding sequence TTGAGTAAGGTCGCTACTATGTCAACTAAACTTGCCAATCCGGCTCCGTTAGGTCTAATGGGGTTTGGAATGACTACCATTCTTCTGAACATTCACAACGCAGGATATTTTCCGGTCGATTCAATGATCCTTGCGATGGGGATTTTCTATGGCGGCCTGAGTCAGGTAATTGTCGGCATTATGTGCTTCAAGCGTGGCGATACTTTCGGTACTACCGCTTTTACTTCATACGGACTGTTCTGGTTGACTCTGGTTGGTCTGATTGTGATGCCGAAAATGGGCTTAGCCGCCAGCCCTGCACCGTTTATGGGATGGTATCTGGCACTTTGGGGCGTATTTACCGGCTTTATGTTTATCGGTTCACTGTGCTATCCGACGGCTAAGCAGGTAGTATTTGCCTCTCTGACAATTCTGTTTGCTCTGCTGGCTATCCGTGACTTTACCGGTGACGAATACATCGGTCATATTGCTGGATTTGAAGGTATTTTCTGCGGAGCAAGTGCTATCTACTTTGCTATGGCTCAGGTACTGAATAATGAGTTCGGCCGTGAAGTGCTTCCGGTAGGCAAGCCTTTGATTGGCAGGGTAAAAACAATAGCGGCAGAGCCTGTAACAGCATAA
- a CDS encoding ion channel: protein MSESREHTCTFCNEDGWQCQEPAAESGLCYWHDPAIDKSKDDIKEQIEQWARDGKPLDGFQLARTKLQDIDLVHRGSRVGYKCRNADFYRADLTDAHFFALDLRGSSLMKTKLVCANLHCAKLDNCNLLGADLTNARLETIDWGNMFKQERKALQAMSKWHREESISLCQEAEEVARNIRKQCERQGLFETAGYFFKKEMTYRRYQMPRTSYKRWISKAVDIFCGYGESPLRVVIFSLAFIFICALAYFFLGTAAQNPIYPDITTGFAGFALEFLNAVYFSVVTFTTLGYGDISPSGIARLIAAFEAFLGSFTMALFVVVFVKKMTR from the coding sequence ATGTCAGAGAGCAGAGAGCATACTTGTACATTTTGTAATGAAGATGGCTGGCAGTGTCAGGAGCCTGCCGCTGAATCTGGTCTCTGTTACTGGCACGATCCAGCGATTGATAAGAGCAAGGATGATATTAAAGAGCAGATAGAGCAGTGGGCCCGTGACGGCAAGCCACTGGATGGCTTTCAATTGGCCAGAACCAAACTACAGGATATAGATTTAGTGCACAGGGGCAGCCGGGTTGGTTATAAATGCCGTAATGCCGACTTCTACCGTGCCGATCTGACAGACGCTCACTTCTTTGCTTTGGATCTGCGTGGCTCTTCTTTAATGAAAACAAAACTGGTGTGCGCCAATCTTCACTGCGCCAAACTGGATAACTGCAACTTACTTGGTGCCGATCTTACTAATGCCCGGTTAGAAACCATAGATTGGGGCAATATGTTTAAGCAGGAACGTAAGGCACTGCAGGCCATGAGTAAGTGGCACAGGGAAGAGTCTATTTCTTTGTGTCAGGAGGCGGAAGAAGTCGCGAGAAATATCCGCAAACAGTGTGAGCGACAGGGGTTGTTTGAAACGGCCGGATACTTCTTTAAAAAAGAGATGACATACCGTCGCTACCAAATGCCCAGAACCAGTTACAAACGCTGGATATCCAAAGCGGTCGATATTTTTTGTGGTTACGGAGAGTCGCCCCTCAGAGTGGTGATATTTTCCCTCGCCTTTATTTTTATCTGCGCACTAGCTTATTTCTTTTTAGGAACCGCTGCACAGAACCCGATTTATCCTGATATAACAACTGGCTTTGCCGGCTTCGCCCTTGAGTTTCTAAACGCGGTTTACTTTAGTGTAGTGACCTTTACCACGCTAGGCTACGGAGATATATCACCTTCGGGCATTGCCCGTCTGATTGCCGCTTTTGAGGCCTTTCTGGGCAGCTTTACTATGGCGCTGTTTGTGGTGGTATTTGTGAAGAAAATGACGCGCTAA
- the nqrM gene encoding (Na+)-NQR maturation NqrM yields MTTLLITFGIFMIVILLMAIGVILNKKTIKGSCGGLSNVGVDKACNCEETCDEHKLYQISEPGEQDK; encoded by the coding sequence ATGACAACACTGCTCATTACCTTTGGCATCTTTATGATCGTTATTTTGCTTATGGCAATCGGCGTCATTCTGAATAAAAAAACCATCAAAGGCAGTTGTGGTGGTTTAAGCAATGTAGGGGTTGATAAAGCGTGCAACTGTGAAGAGACCTGCGATGAACATAAGCTTTATCAGATCTCTGAACCGGGAGAGCAGGACAAATAG
- a CDS encoding NifB/NifX family molybdenum-iron cluster-binding protein — protein sequence MIYAIPHSRNCVANHFMKAANFSFYDEDNSLIHNMHNPAGAGNSSCQDKKALISAIQNMNTDAIIVRNIGERALGKLLKAGIRVYQLDSQTPVTEALSGPMTELTQASQGRPSHKHDKKGGCSGGCGSDHGAAHQCCGSKHQHAHGKPSGLHQGKTMRRAFTGISSVKPFNTNR from the coding sequence ATGATCTATGCGATCCCACACTCACGAAACTGTGTCGCAAACCACTTTATGAAAGCGGCAAATTTTTCATTTTACGATGAAGATAACTCACTTATTCATAATATGCACAATCCGGCCGGAGCAGGTAACTCATCCTGTCAGGACAAAAAAGCGCTTATTTCTGCTATCCAGAATATGAATACCGACGCCATTATCGTCAGAAATATTGGCGAACGTGCCCTCGGAAAGCTGCTTAAAGCAGGTATTCGTGTCTATCAACTAGATAGCCAGACACCAGTGACAGAAGCCCTGTCAGGCCCGATGACGGAACTGACACAAGCATCTCAGGGGAGACCCTCCCACAAACATGACAAGAAAGGCGGCTGCTCTGGTGGCTGTGGAAGTGATCACGGCGCAGCTCACCAATGTTGTGGTTCGAAACATCAACATGCTCACGGAAAGCCTTCCGGGTTACATCAGGGCAAAACTATGCGCAGAGCTTTCACTGGGATATCATCAGTAAAGCCCTTTAACACAAACAGGTAG
- a CDS encoding DUF134 domain-containing protein, whose translation MARPKKCRRICGRPAHSCFKPNGVPMNKLEKVELLSEEFEALRLADYQNLSQQQAADQMGVSRQTFGNIVSKARYKLAKSLVEGNALVLEEKESEQ comes from the coding sequence ATGGCACGACCTAAGAAATGCCGCCGGATATGCGGACGCCCTGCACACAGCTGTTTTAAGCCCAATGGCGTTCCCATGAATAAACTTGAAAAAGTAGAACTTCTCTCTGAAGAATTTGAAGCGCTCCGTCTGGCTGACTATCAAAATCTCAGTCAGCAGCAGGCCGCTGATCAAATGGGGGTTTCAAGGCAGACCTTTGGCAACATAGTCAGCAAAGCAAGATACAAGCTGGCCAAAAGTCTGGTGGAAGGAAATGCACTTGTTCTTGAAGAGAAGGAGTCAGAACAATGA
- a CDS encoding universal stress protein has translation MSYQHILVAVDLTEESRILVEKATALAKALNSELSLIHVEQRFGEIYPGQVTNAEIISHASEKAIKQSHQVLQVFIDNSDYPIKMSLVGAGDIVDELEDAVRLHHVDLIVCGHHQDFWHSILSSAKQILKSSPIDILIVPLP, from the coding sequence ATGAGCTACCAACATATATTAGTCGCCGTAGACCTGACTGAAGAGAGCCGGATCCTTGTTGAGAAAGCAACTGCTCTGGCAAAAGCACTCAATAGTGAACTTTCTTTGATTCATGTAGAGCAGCGCTTTGGTGAGATCTATCCCGGGCAGGTTACCAATGCAGAAATTATCTCCCATGCATCAGAAAAAGCGATTAAACAGTCCCATCAGGTATTACAAGTTTTTATCGATAACAGTGACTATCCCATCAAGATGAGTCTTGTCGGTGCCGGGGATATTGTTGATGAACTGGAGGATGCTGTACGACTTCACCATGTCGATCTGATTGTATGTGGCCATCATCAGGACTTCTGGCATAGCATTCTTTCTTCAGCCAAGCAGATCCTTAAGTCCAGTCCAATCGATATTCTGATTGTCCCGTTGCCCTAA
- a CDS encoding SOS response-associated peptidase translates to MCGRLNVIDDPLAQAVSATLGITFYPRTNRDLRPTQHVSVIGTEGYSLTQLELLWGIKPEWAKKVIINAQAESVASKPTFKSAFRHQRVIVPVNGWYEWKGEKGKKDKYLFSDPESQPLFMAGIALEQSGHLVTLTTQPNRQYAQYHHRMPLLFDSDQLELWLHGGVEDAGQLLSRIYNRELIAEIEH, encoded by the coding sequence ATGTGTGGACGGTTAAATGTAATTGATGACCCACTGGCTCAGGCGGTCAGTGCGACACTGGGAATTACGTTTTATCCAAGGACTAACCGTGATCTCAGGCCGACACAACACGTTTCGGTTATCGGAACGGAAGGGTACTCACTTACCCAGTTGGAACTGCTTTGGGGGATAAAGCCGGAATGGGCTAAAAAGGTGATTATTAATGCTCAGGCAGAAAGTGTTGCCAGTAAGCCGACATTCAAATCTGCTTTTCGCCACCAGAGGGTAATTGTCCCTGTCAATGGTTGGTATGAATGGAAAGGGGAAAAGGGGAAAAAAGATAAGTACCTGTTTTCAGATCCAGAGAGTCAGCCCCTTTTTATGGCTGGTATTGCCCTTGAGCAGAGCGGTCATCTGGTAACCCTTACCACACAACCTAACCGTCAATATGCTCAGTACCATCACAGAATGCCTCTGTTGTTCGATTCAGATCAGCTAGAACTCTGGTTACATGGCGGCGTTGAAGATGCAGGTCAGCTGCTTAGCCGTATTTACAATAGGGAGTTAATAGCAGAAATAGAGCATTAG